One part of the Sphingopyxis sp. PAMC25046 genome encodes these proteins:
- a CDS encoding cyclase family protein produces the protein MANQILQQFAAGVASGAIRTIDLTQTLSPETPTLVLPPEFGQCAAFSQEEISRYDDRGVAWYWNNFTVSEHTGTHFDAPIHWITGKDLPNNAVDTVAPADFVAEAVVIDISDKAAVDPDYLLTVADIEAWEADHGRIPPRSWVMLRTDWSKRDVDAYTNRREDGAHTPGPSAEAVRFLVDERDAHGLGVETIGTDAGQAHLLDPAYPAHTLFHAAGRYGLQCLENLDQLPATGSVIVAAPLKIKGGSGSPLRVLALVAD, from the coding sequence ATGGCCAATCAGATTCTTCAGCAGTTCGCCGCCGGGGTCGCTTCGGGTGCGATCCGCACGATCGACCTCACCCAGACGCTGTCGCCCGAAACGCCGACGCTGGTCCTGCCACCCGAATTCGGCCAGTGCGCCGCGTTCAGCCAGGAAGAAATCTCGCGATACGATGATCGCGGCGTCGCGTGGTACTGGAACAATTTCACCGTCAGCGAGCACACCGGCACGCATTTCGACGCGCCGATCCACTGGATCACGGGCAAGGACCTGCCGAACAATGCCGTCGATACGGTCGCACCCGCCGATTTCGTCGCCGAAGCCGTGGTCATCGACATTTCGGACAAGGCGGCCGTCGATCCCGATTATCTGCTCACCGTCGCCGACATCGAAGCGTGGGAGGCCGACCATGGCCGCATCCCGCCGCGTAGCTGGGTGATGCTTCGCACCGACTGGTCGAAGCGCGACGTCGACGCCTATACCAACCGGCGCGAAGACGGTGCGCACACGCCGGGACCGTCGGCCGAGGCGGTGCGGTTCCTCGTCGACGAACGCGACGCCCACGGACTGGGGGTCGAAACGATCGGGACCGACGCCGGGCAGGCGCATCTGCTCGACCCCGCCTATCCCGCGCACACCCTGTTCCACGCCGCGGGCCGTTACGGTCTGCAGTGCCTCGAGAATCTCGACCAGTTGCCCGCGACGGGCAGCGTGATCGTCGCCGCGCCGCTCAAGATCAAGGGCGGCTCGGGCAGCCCCTTGCGCGTCCTCGCGCTCGTGGCGGACTGA
- a CDS encoding indolepyruvate ferredoxin oxidoreductase subunit alpha, whose translation MAERSFKAEVEQLRLGDGEIFEGEGILAVTKALLQAGVAYVGGYQGSPISHLMDVFADASDLMAGLGVHFESSASEATAAAMLAASVNYPLRGAVAWKSVVGTNVASDALSNVSSGGVTGGALIILGEDYGEGSSIMQERTHAFAMKSQMWLLDPRPSLPLIVDMVEKGFELSEASNTPVMLELRVRACHVTGSFVARDNRRPPLTVADAAASPTRDTSRIVLPPANFLHEVEKIEKRWPAGIDFVKRNGLNEHFGTASDEIGIIVQGGLFNSLNRALELVNLSDAFGNAALPVYVLNVTYPLIPDEVQAFCAGKRAVLVVEEGQPEFIEHELNTLVRRADLQTRIVGKEVLPRAGEYTAAVIRDGIAKFLRAHAPERAPAEEAARAPALPPSAVPQRPAGFCTGCPERPIFSAMKLVQKDIGELHVSADIGCHLFSILPPFHIGNTTMGYGLGTAGASAFKPEGKRAVAIMGDGGFWHNGLTSGIGNAVFNQDDNLTIIVDNGYSAATGGQDIPSSRATPPHRQTNNPIERAVRGVGIAWARTRTRTYDVAGMRDAIRDALTTPEKGPKVLVAQSECQLNRQRRLKPQLAKAMKAGERVVRERFGVDPDTCTGDHSCIRLSGCPSLTIRANPDPLRQDPVAHVENSCVGCGVCGEVSHAAVLCPSFYKARIIANPNGRDRVRQRLRGWVIGALQKRSARKLAARAF comes from the coding sequence ATGGCCGAGCGGTCGTTCAAGGCGGAGGTCGAGCAGCTCAGGCTCGGCGACGGCGAGATTTTCGAAGGCGAAGGCATTCTTGCGGTTACCAAGGCGCTGCTCCAGGCCGGGGTCGCCTATGTCGGCGGTTATCAGGGGTCGCCGATCAGCCATTTGATGGACGTGTTCGCCGACGCGAGCGACCTGATGGCGGGGCTCGGCGTCCATTTCGAAAGCTCGGCGAGCGAGGCAACCGCCGCGGCGATGCTGGCGGCATCGGTGAACTATCCGCTGCGCGGCGCGGTTGCGTGGAAATCGGTGGTCGGCACCAATGTCGCATCGGACGCCCTCTCGAACGTCTCGTCGGGCGGCGTGACCGGCGGTGCGCTGATCATCCTCGGCGAGGATTATGGCGAGGGCTCGTCGATCATGCAGGAGCGTACGCATGCCTTTGCGATGAAGTCGCAGATGTGGCTGCTCGACCCGCGGCCCAGCCTGCCGCTGATCGTCGACATGGTCGAAAAGGGGTTCGAGCTGTCCGAGGCGTCGAACACCCCCGTGATGCTCGAACTGCGCGTAAGGGCGTGTCACGTCACCGGAAGCTTCGTCGCACGCGACAACCGGCGACCCCCGCTGACCGTCGCCGACGCCGCGGCATCTCCGACGCGCGACACCAGCCGTATCGTCCTGCCGCCCGCCAATTTCCTGCACGAGGTCGAAAAGATCGAAAAGCGCTGGCCCGCGGGCATCGACTTCGTGAAGCGGAACGGACTCAACGAGCATTTCGGCACCGCCAGCGACGAGATCGGCATCATCGTCCAGGGCGGGCTGTTCAATTCGCTCAATCGCGCGCTCGAACTGGTCAACCTGTCCGATGCGTTCGGCAACGCTGCGCTGCCTGTCTATGTCCTCAACGTCACCTATCCGCTGATCCCCGACGAGGTGCAGGCCTTTTGCGCGGGCAAGCGCGCGGTGCTCGTGGTCGAGGAAGGCCAGCCCGAATTCATCGAGCACGAACTCAACACGCTCGTCCGGCGCGCCGACCTCCAGACCCGCATCGTCGGCAAGGAGGTGCTCCCGCGCGCGGGCGAATATACCGCGGCGGTCATCAGGGACGGCATCGCGAAATTCCTCCGCGCCCACGCCCCCGAGCGCGCACCGGCCGAGGAAGCGGCGCGCGCGCCGGCCCTGCCGCCGAGCGCCGTGCCGCAACGCCCGGCCGGCTTTTGCACCGGCTGCCCCGAACGGCCGATCTTTTCGGCGATGAAGCTGGTGCAGAAGGATATCGGCGAACTCCACGTTTCGGCGGATATCGGCTGCCATCTCTTTTCGATCCTGCCGCCGTTCCACATCGGCAACACCACGATGGGCTATGGCCTCGGCACCGCGGGCGCGTCGGCGTTCAAGCCCGAGGGCAAGCGCGCCGTCGCGATCATGGGCGACGGCGGATTCTGGCACAACGGGCTGACCTCGGGCATCGGCAACGCGGTCTTCAATCAGGACGACAATCTGACGATCATCGTCGACAACGGCTATTCGGCCGCGACCGGCGGTCAGGACATCCCCTCGTCGCGCGCGACGCCGCCGCACCGCCAGACGAACAATCCGATCGAGCGCGCGGTGCGCGGCGTCGGCATCGCCTGGGCGCGGACACGCACGCGCACCTATGACGTCGCAGGAATGCGCGATGCGATCCGCGACGCGCTGACCACGCCCGAAAAGGGCCCGAAAGTGCTCGTCGCGCAGTCCGAATGCCAGCTCAATCGCCAGCGGCGCCTCAAGCCGCAACTCGCGAAGGCGATGAAAGCGGGCGAGCGGGTCGTGCGCGAGCGCTTCGGCGTCGATCCCGACACCTGCACGGGCGACCATAGCTGCATCCGCCTGTCGGGCTGCCCGTCGCTGACGATCCGCGCGAACCCCGACCCGCTGCGACAGGACCCCGTCGCGCATGTCGAGAACAGCTGCGTCGGCTGCGGCGTCTGCGGCGAGGTCAGTCACGCCGCCGTGCTCTGCCCTTCCTTCTACAAGGCGCGGATCATCGCAAACCCCAACGGGCGCGACCGCGTGCGCCAACGGCTGCGCGGCTGGGTGATCGGCGCACTCCAGAAGCGATCGGCGCGCAAGCTTGCTGCGAGGGCGTTCTGA
- a CDS encoding indolepyruvate oxidoreductase subunit beta family protein, whose protein sequence is MRRRERITIAVLGLGGQGGGVLADWIVQLGMKNGYVAQGTSVPGVAQRTGATVYYIEMFPAGSAAQPVLALMPVPGDVDIVVASELMEAGRAILRGFVSQDTLLIGSTHRVYAIDEKSAMGDGRASGERIIAAAHERARRFIGFDMDDAADRAGSVISSIMFGALAGSGALPFSRAAFEDAIRAGGKAIDANLRGFSAGFDTAQGKAEAAPASPPPVAPTTEAGRALLARIEAKLPPEAHEFSVEGVKRLMDYQDAAYAGLYLDRLESLDRDPELVTEAARHLALWMSYEDTIRVAGLKVRASRFARVRGEVKAKDDQIVQLTEYMHPRLEEICETMPAALGRRILASRSLSRRLKPLFTKGRHVETTSLRWFLMLSLLAGWRRWRRGTLRYRLEQARIEDWLALVRAADPATALELVKCQRLIKGYGDTFERGLGNYARIVDRYRTGSLAAADIARLRDAALADEDGKALALALAS, encoded by the coding sequence ATGCGCCGGCGCGAACGCATCACCATCGCGGTGCTCGGCCTCGGCGGTCAGGGCGGCGGCGTGCTCGCCGACTGGATCGTCCAGCTCGGCATGAAAAACGGCTATGTCGCGCAGGGCACGTCGGTCCCCGGCGTCGCACAGCGCACCGGCGCGACGGTCTATTATATCGAGATGTTCCCGGCCGGAAGCGCGGCGCAGCCCGTGCTTGCGCTGATGCCGGTACCCGGCGACGTCGATATCGTCGTGGCATCCGAACTGATGGAAGCGGGCCGCGCGATCCTGCGCGGCTTCGTGTCGCAGGACACGCTGCTGATCGGTTCGACGCACCGCGTCTATGCCATCGATGAAAAGTCGGCGATGGGCGACGGCCGCGCAAGCGGGGAACGCATCATCGCCGCCGCGCACGAGCGCGCGCGCCGCTTCATCGGTTTCGACATGGACGACGCCGCCGACCGGGCAGGCAGCGTGATCAGCTCGATCATGTTCGGTGCGCTCGCGGGCAGCGGCGCCCTGCCCTTTTCGCGCGCCGCGTTCGAGGACGCGATCCGCGCCGGCGGCAAGGCGATCGACGCCAATCTGCGCGGCTTTTCGGCTGGCTTCGACACCGCACAGGGCAAGGCGGAAGCCGCACCCGCCTCGCCGCCCCCCGTCGCCCCCACCACCGAAGCCGGGCGCGCGCTGCTCGCGCGCATCGAAGCCAAGCTGCCGCCCGAAGCGCATGAATTTTCGGTCGAGGGCGTGAAGCGGCTGATGGATTATCAGGACGCCGCCTATGCCGGTCTTTATCTCGACCGGCTCGAAAGCCTTGATCGGGACCCCGAACTCGTCACCGAGGCCGCCCGGCATCTTGCGCTCTGGATGTCCTATGAAGACACGATCCGCGTCGCGGGGCTGAAGGTCCGCGCCAGCCGCTTCGCGCGCGTGCGCGGCGAAGTGAAGGCGAAAGACGACCAGATCGTCCAGCTCACCGAATATATGCACCCGCGCCTCGAAGAGATTTGCGAGACGATGCCCGCGGCGCTCGGTCGCCGCATCCTCGCCAGCCGGTCGCTCTCGCGCCGCCTGAAACCGCTGTTCACCAAGGGCCGGCACGTCGAAACGACCAGCCTGCGCTGGTTCCTGATGCTGTCGCTACTCGCCGGCTGGCGGCGCTGGCGGCGCGGCACGCTGCGCTACAGGCTGGAACAGGCACGCATCGAGGACTGGCTGGCGCTCGTCCGCGCCGCCGACCCCGCGACCGCCCTGGAACTCGTAAAATGCCAGCGGCTGATCAAGGGCTATGGCGATACGTTCGAACGCGGGCTCGGCAATTATGCACGTATCGTCGATCGCTATCGCACCGGCAGCCTCGCAGCCGCCGACATCGCCCGCCTGCGCGACGCCGCGCTGGCCGACGAGGATGGCAAGGCGCTGGCGCTAGCCCTCGCCTCCTGA
- a CDS encoding DUF885 family protein codes for MANLTAQSSRRWWRILALGTAAVLLTGASAPELSGLVVRYEHFAEDYPMEAGRSDPSRSREGWPGETPEGMARRKAELERIAAELDALDGATLTGEDRVNRDYLRELIGWRIEGIDFDERRFAFVAHEGFYNTPYSLARGLDVKSEAEARVWAERMRGIPRYFAEQRANLERGVATGWTHPGVVIDVAVAVLRNQIAVPAADDPMLASLTAYPAVRAEAQRLIEREIRPAQKAALAYIDGPYRAKARKELGIAAVLGGRAYYDFLLRYYTTTDLTAEQVHAMGLAEVQRIRAEMDKVIASTGFEGGFADWLRFLRTDPRFYATSREGLIEKYAAASKRIDGVLPRYFSVLPRQPFTIVPVPRELEEGYTTARGGGGGDFARGFAGTFVVNTSHLDQRPLYEVPALSLHEAAPGHHTHGALNNENPELPSFRRARDLLAFREGWALYAERLGHEMGVYRDAYEKFGSLSTEMWRACRMVVDTGIHVMGWSYAQARQCFAENTALADINIDTELARYIGAPGGAVAYKVGELKIVELRRRAEAALGARFDIRAFHDLILAQGQLPMTMLEAKVDAWIAARKRSGGEG; via the coding sequence ATGGCCAATCTGACCGCACAATCGAGCAGGCGTTGGTGGCGAATTTTGGCGCTGGGCACCGCAGCGGTGCTGCTGACCGGCGCGAGCGCGCCCGAGCTGTCCGGGCTGGTCGTGCGATACGAGCATTTCGCCGAGGACTACCCGATGGAAGCGGGGCGGTCCGACCCGTCGCGTTCGCGCGAAGGTTGGCCCGGCGAAACCCCTGAGGGTATGGCGCGCCGCAAGGCTGAACTCGAACGGATTGCCGCTGAGCTCGACGCACTGGATGGCGCGACGCTGACGGGCGAGGATCGCGTCAATCGCGACTATCTGCGCGAACTGATCGGCTGGCGGATCGAGGGCATCGATTTCGACGAGCGCCGCTTTGCTTTTGTCGCGCATGAGGGCTTCTACAACACACCCTATTCGCTGGCCCGCGGGCTCGACGTCAAAAGCGAAGCCGAAGCGCGCGTGTGGGCGGAGCGGATGCGCGGCATCCCCCGCTATTTCGCCGAACAGCGTGCCAATCTGGAACGTGGTGTCGCAACCGGCTGGACGCATCCTGGGGTGGTGATCGATGTCGCGGTTGCCGTGCTCCGCAACCAGATCGCGGTTCCTGCCGCCGACGATCCGATGCTCGCGTCGCTGACCGCCTATCCCGCTGTACGCGCCGAGGCACAGCGGTTGATCGAGCGCGAGATCCGTCCGGCGCAAAAGGCCGCGCTCGCCTATATCGACGGCCCGTACCGCGCAAAGGCGCGCAAGGAGCTCGGCATCGCGGCGGTGCTCGGCGGGCGGGCCTATTACGATTTCCTGCTCCGCTATTACACGACGACCGACCTGACCGCCGAACAGGTGCATGCGATGGGTCTGGCGGAGGTGCAGCGGATTCGCGCCGAGATGGACAAGGTCATCGCTTCGACCGGTTTCGAGGGGGGCTTTGCCGACTGGCTGCGCTTTCTGCGGACCGACCCGCGCTTCTATGCCACCAGCCGCGAGGGACTGATCGAAAAATATGCCGCCGCGTCGAAACGGATCGACGGCGTGCTGCCGCGTTATTTCTCGGTGCTGCCGCGTCAGCCGTTCACCATCGTTCCGGTGCCGCGCGAGCTCGAGGAAGGCTATACGACGGCGCGGGGCGGCGGGGGCGGCGATTTCGCCAGGGGCTTTGCCGGCACCTTTGTCGTCAACACCTCGCATCTCGATCAGCGGCCGTTGTACGAGGTTCCGGCCCTCAGTCTGCACGAGGCGGCGCCCGGCCACCACACGCACGGCGCGCTCAATAATGAAAATCCCGAGCTGCCGTCTTTCCGCCGCGCGCGCGACCTGCTCGCTTTCCGCGAAGGCTGGGCGCTCTATGCCGAACGGCTGGGGCACGAAATGGGCGTCTATCGCGATGCCTATGAAAAGTTCGGCAGTCTTTCGACCGAGATGTGGCGTGCGTGCCGGATGGTCGTCGACACCGGGATTCACGTCATGGGCTGGAGCTATGCGCAGGCCCGGCAATGTTTCGCCGAAAATACCGCGCTCGCCGACATCAACATCGACACCGAACTGGCGCGCTATATCGGCGCGCCGGGCGGCGCGGTCGCGTACAAGGTCGGCGAGCTCAAGATCGTCGAGCTGCGCCGGCGCGCCGAGGCGGCGCTGGGCGCGCGGTTCGACATCCGAGCGTTCCACGACCTGATCCTCGCACAGGGGCAGCTGCCGATGACGATGCTCGAGGCCAAGGTCGACGCGTGGATCGCGGCGCGCAAACGATCAGGAGGCGAGGGCTAG
- a CDS encoding MarR family winged helix-turn-helix transcriptional regulator, giving the protein MDVFLSGNPGAAAFRVKRYPFYLLNRLVSRYNSIIDARLRAIGLDIPSWRVLMILGEKSPRGAREIAEAAVINLSTMTRIIQRMAAAELVTAAPSRDDARVTLVALAPAGKARLKKARQVTAPIYEHLVAGLAPEEFEQLIALLGRLHDNLEPLAP; this is encoded by the coding sequence ATGGACGTCTTTCTGTCGGGCAATCCCGGCGCCGCCGCCTTTCGGGTCAAACGATACCCCTTCTACCTGCTCAACAGGCTGGTGAGCCGGTACAACAGCATCATCGACGCGCGGCTGCGCGCGATCGGTCTCGATATCCCGAGCTGGCGGGTGCTGATGATCCTTGGCGAAAAATCGCCGCGCGGCGCGCGCGAAATCGCCGAGGCTGCGGTGATCAACCTGTCGACGATGACGCGCATTATCCAGCGGATGGCTGCGGCCGAACTGGTTACGGCGGCGCCAAGCCGCGACGACGCGCGCGTTACGCTCGTCGCGCTCGCGCCCGCCGGCAAGGCCCGGCTCAAAAAGGCGCGGCAAGTCACCGCACCCATCTATGAGCATCTGGTCGCGGGACTCGCGCCCGAGGAGTTCGAGCAACTGATCGCGCTGCTCGGACGCCTTCACGACAATCTCGAACCGCTGGCGCCCTGA
- a CDS encoding FAD-binding oxidoreductase, which yields MQHRSISRAARNGSVTAPLWTATAAPGPVLAPLAGHVETDILVIGGGIAGTATALHLAERGTDVVLVEAGQPGDGATGQSGGLIAPDYIRHSPETIVQALGQEAGERLTQMIGASGQRVFDLVRRHDIDCDARQDGFYTPAHTEALADAQRTFANQWRARGHDVDFVADDEVRRLFGADRYCGALRFAGGGSLNPLAYVRGLAAAAVRHGARLFASSPVRSLERRNGGWVCRTPGGTVRAGRVVLAANGGNAALHPAMRRTTLPLHVFQFATAPLDAAQREAILPQGGAFTDKVPYLFSARLDGHGHLISAFPVSFLVRGDEACYREARRRLKQHFAAMPDPQVDYLWRGLAWVNTSFLPEVYDLGDGAIAIQACNGRGISTNSVIGAEVAEMLATGNRDALSVPVREPSPVRFHAGAAMLPKLLMSMAYLSN from the coding sequence ATGCAGCATCGATCCATATCCCGCGCCGCGCGCAACGGCAGCGTGACGGCTCCCTTGTGGACCGCGACCGCCGCACCCGGTCCCGTTCTGGCGCCGCTCGCAGGCCATGTCGAAACCGATATTCTGGTAATCGGCGGCGGCATCGCGGGCACCGCGACCGCGCTGCACCTCGCCGAAAGGGGGACGGACGTCGTACTCGTCGAGGCCGGCCAACCCGGCGACGGCGCGACCGGCCAGAGCGGGGGACTCATCGCGCCCGATTATATCCGTCATTCGCCCGAAACGATCGTGCAGGCCCTCGGCCAGGAAGCCGGCGAGCGCCTGACGCAGATGATCGGTGCGTCGGGACAGCGCGTCTTCGATCTGGTCAGGCGTCACGATATCGACTGCGATGCGCGGCAGGACGGCTTTTATACGCCTGCACACACCGAGGCGCTGGCGGACGCCCAGCGGACCTTTGCCAATCAGTGGCGCGCACGCGGCCATGACGTCGATTTCGTGGCAGACGACGAGGTGCGGCGGCTGTTCGGGGCGGATCGCTATTGCGGCGCGCTGCGCTTTGCGGGCGGCGGCAGCCTGAATCCGCTTGCCTATGTCCGCGGGCTTGCTGCCGCGGCGGTGCGTCATGGCGCGCGCCTGTTCGCCAGCAGCCCGGTGCGATCGCTTGAGCGCCGGAACGGCGGATGGGTATGCCGGACGCCCGGCGGCACCGTACGCGCGGGCCGCGTCGTGCTGGCCGCCAACGGGGGCAACGCCGCGCTCCATCCGGCGATGCGCCGTACGACCCTGCCGCTGCACGTCTTCCAGTTCGCGACGGCGCCGCTCGACGCGGCGCAGAGGGAGGCGATCCTTCCGCAAGGCGGCGCATTCACCGACAAGGTGCCCTATCTGTTCAGCGCACGGCTCGACGGGCACGGGCATCTGATCTCCGCCTTTCCCGTATCCTTCCTCGTGCGCGGCGACGAGGCCTGTTATCGCGAGGCGCGGCGGCGCCTCAAACAGCATTTCGCGGCGATGCCCGATCCGCAGGTCGACTATCTGTGGCGCGGCCTCGCATGGGTGAACACCTCGTTCCTTCCCGAAGTTTACGACCTGGGCGACGGCGCGATCGCAATTCAGGCGTGCAACGGGCGCGGTATCTCCACGAACAGCGTTATCGGCGCCGAGGTCGCCGAGATGCTGGCGACGGGGAACCGCGATGCGCTTTCGGTGCCGGTGCGCGAGCCCTCGCCCGTGCGCTTCCACGCCGGTGCGGCCATGCTGCCCAAATTGCTGATGTCGATGGCCTATCTTTCGAACTGA
- a CDS encoding bile acid:sodium symporter has protein sequence MTYDDLMSFLGNWLLPGSLVAIMVSMGLSLTADDFRQVFRNKRALIFGVCSMLIVPPLIGLSLALTVAPTAALAVGFVLLATTPGGMLSNLFTDMAKGDLALSMSMTLILSMIYIFVIPFYAHFALLHFMGLKADVQVPLASFFWDIFSITVLPATVGFVVRAWRPDFAIWFKRYLKNAATIVLFSSFGVILYDQVPVLRENLGALFWITVALNLTMVVVVMTIMRFAGFTRRENVAIGIEHLMRQEGTAIFIAVSIVGNNEMSLPMIMNTPVALCFVLLFVAIARRTGRPAQGVPATI, from the coding sequence ATGACTTATGACGATCTTATGTCCTTCCTGGGGAACTGGCTGCTGCCGGGGTCGCTGGTCGCGATCATGGTCTCGATGGGGCTGTCGCTGACCGCCGACGATTTCCGTCAGGTGTTCCGCAACAAGCGCGCGCTGATCTTCGGCGTCTGTTCGATGCTGATCGTGCCGCCGCTGATCGGGCTTTCGCTCGCGCTGACCGTGGCGCCGACCGCGGCGCTGGCGGTCGGCTTCGTCCTGCTCGCGACGACGCCGGGTGGGATGCTGTCGAACCTGTTCACCGACATGGCCAAGGGCGATCTCGCGCTGTCGATGTCGATGACGCTGATCCTCAGCATGATCTACATCTTCGTCATCCCCTTTTACGCGCATTTCGCGCTGCTCCACTTCATGGGGCTCAAAGCCGACGTACAGGTGCCGCTCGCGTCATTCTTCTGGGACATTTTCTCTATCACCGTGCTGCCCGCGACGGTTGGTTTCGTGGTCCGTGCGTGGCGTCCGGATTTCGCGATCTGGTTCAAGCGCTACCTGAAAAATGCCGCGACCATCGTGCTGTTCAGCTCGTTCGGTGTCATCCTCTACGACCAGGTTCCGGTGCTGCGCGAAAATCTGGGCGCGCTCTTCTGGATTACCGTTGCGCTCAACCTCACCATGGTCGTGGTGGTGATGACGATCATGCGCTTTGCCGGCTTCACCCGGCGCGAGAATGTCGCGATCGGGATCGAGCATCTGATGCGCCAGGAAGGCACCGCAATCTTCATCGCCGTATCGATCGTCGGCAATAACGAAATGTCGCTGCCGATGATCATGAACACTCCCGTCGCGCTCTGCTTCGTGCTGCTTTTCGTCGCCATCGCGCGGCGAACGGGCCGGCCGGCGCAGGGGGTTCCCGCCACGATTTGA
- a CDS encoding DUF3830 family protein produces MRFIRLIEPQSGLSARCRLLDDAAPESTAFLWDLAERRAGFEAMHAIWTGPEISIPMPASTLPAGMAQPAIPAENATSYPDAGDIVLAYLAAGSTRGLPPGPFYDIGLFYGGGGRLLMPFGWIQANVCARIVDEDLAKAQADCRTIRRNGACTLSLETA; encoded by the coding sequence ATGCGTTTCATCAGACTGATTGAGCCGCAATCGGGACTTTCGGCACGGTGCCGGCTGCTCGACGACGCGGCGCCCGAATCGACGGCTTTCCTGTGGGATCTCGCCGAACGCCGCGCGGGGTTCGAGGCAATGCATGCGATCTGGACCGGTCCGGAAATCTCCATCCCGATGCCGGCCAGCACGCTGCCGGCCGGGATGGCGCAGCCCGCGATCCCGGCCGAGAACGCTACATCCTATCCCGACGCGGGCGACATCGTGCTCGCCTATCTGGCGGCGGGCAGCACCAGGGGACTTCCCCCCGGCCCCTTCTATGACATCGGTCTCTTCTACGGCGGCGGCGGGCGGCTGCTGATGCCGTTCGGCTGGATCCAGGCCAATGTCTGCGCGCGGATCGTCGACGAGGACCTCGCCAAGGCGCAGGCCGATTGCCGCACGATCCGCCGCAATGGCGCCTGTACCCTTTCGCTCGAAACCGCCTGA